In the genome of Cygnus olor isolate bCygOlo1 chromosome Z, bCygOlo1.pri.v2, whole genome shotgun sequence, one region contains:
- the MIER3 gene encoding mesoderm induction early response protein 3 isoform X4, producing MLVHDYDDERTLEEEEMMEESKNFSSEIEDLEKEGNMPLEDLLAFYGYEPTIPVIAGSSADSSPSELADELPDMTLDKEEIAKDLLSGDDEETQSSADDLTPSVTSHEATDFFPRPLRSNTTCDGDKESDGEDVEADNGNSSEDLRKEIMVGSQYQAEIPPYLGRYSDEEKAYENEDHLLWKPDVISENKVKEYLFETFLRTGNEKMIGRIPEGLHTRDNEQALYELLKSSHNVKEAIERYCSNGKASQEMTAWTEEECRNFEHALLIYGKDFHLIQKNKVRTRTVAECVAFYYMWKKSERYDYFAQQTRFGKKRYNHHPGVTDYMDRLVDEAEALGGAVHASALTSNSRTETIPDQQLSILNSITANELTALTNSVTTVCHASDVNCLDDAFPPMDSLPRAPVNHVPVGTEELLNLPSNGESDCFNLFETGFYHSELNPMNMCSEDTERPAKRLKMGIAVPESFMNDVSVNNLGVDFENHTHHITSAKMAVSVADFSSLSSNETNGFINTHTLHQHTALHSE from the exons ATGCTGGTACATGATTATGACGATGAACGTACTCTTGAAGAAGAGGAAAtgatggaagaaagcaaaaatttcagctctgaaatTGAAGATTTAGAAAAG GAAGGAAACATGCCATTGGAAGATTTACTGGCATTCTATGGCTATGAACCCACAATTCCAGTTATAGCAGGTTCCAGTGCGGATAGCTCTCCAAGTGAACTTGCAGATGAACTTCCAGATATGACTCTAGATAAA GAGGAAATAGCTAAAGACCTCTTGTCGGGTGATGATGAAGAAACACAGTCGTCTGCTGATGACTTGACACCATCAGTTACTTCACATGAGGCTACAGACTTCTTTCCTCGGCCATTAAGAT CAAACACTACGTGTGATGGAGATAAAGAATCAGATGGTGAAGATGTAGAAGCAGACAATGGTAATTCATCTGAAGATTTGAGAAAG GAAATAATGGTTGGTTCACAGTATCAGGCTGAAATTCCACCTTACCTTGGCAGGTACAGTGATGAAGAAAAGG CCTATGAAAACGAAGACCATTTACTTTGGAAACCTGATGTgatctcagaaaataaagttaaagaaTACCTTTTTGAAACCTTCTTaagaacaggaaatgaaaaaatgattgGCAGAATTCCTGAAGGACTACATACACGGGACAATGAACAA gcTCTGTATGAACTTCTCAAGAGTAGCCATAACGTTAAAGAAGCAATTGAGAGATACTGTTCAAATGGAAAGGCATCTCAGG AGATGACAGCATGGACAGAAGAAGAATGCAGAAACTTTGAACATGCACTTCTGATTTATGGAAAAGACTTCCATCtcatacagaaaaacaag GTAAGAACCAGAACAGTTGCTGAGTGTGTGGCTTTCTATTACATGTGGAAGAAGTCAGAACGTTATGATTATTTTGCTCAGCAAACAAGATTTGGAAAGAAGAGATATAACCATCATCCAGGAGTTAC GGACTACATGGATCGTTTGGTAGATGAAGCAGAAGCCCTTGGTGGAGCAGTACATGCTTCAGCCTTAACATCTAATAGTCGAACAGAAACCATTCCTGATCAACAGCTAAGCATTCTGAACTCTATCACTGCCAATGAGTTGACAG CATTGACAAATAGTGTAACTACAGTCTGCCATGCTTCAGATGTGAACTGCCTGGATGATGCTTTTCCTCCTATGGACAGCTTACCCCGAGCACCAGTTAATCATGTGCCTGTTGGAACAGAAGAGTTGCTTAACTTGCCAAGCAATGGTGAAAgtgattgttttaatttatttgagaCTGGCTTTTATCATTCAGAGCTAAACCCAATGAACATGTGCAGTGAGGATACAGAAAGACCCGCAAAGAGATTGAAAATGGGAATTGCTGTCCCAGAATCCTTCATGAATGATGTCTCTGTAAATAACCTTGGTGTGGACTTTGAGAACCATACGCACCATATTACCAGTGCCAAAATGGCTGTTTCAGTGGCTGACTTCAGTAGTCTATCTTCAAATGAGACAAACGGTTTTATCAACACCCACACTCTTCACCAACATACTGCCCTTCACTCAGAATGa